The Oxalobacteraceae bacterium OTU3CINTB1 genome includes a window with the following:
- a CDS encoding DUF1911 domain-containing protein: MKNLPFHERRRQQFLNEDLYEKTRANQILLIEGQLKNKQFPETAEDQSIAHRFLYLEAFWIWMIDYTAGVPVAELAPRIACIVDAFEEWNDIEQAFQKEATLEFPEYGPYKYRAAPDFSILFDYEDTLQLVSIAILLRDLHSVKRIIHILRSHRGEDGLFEQLIGGYIEDGMALSSCVLEDPYNILLQVFYEEDEQKTLDLVQQYLKEWYPSMKDHPRWYDEHLNVSKEGYAGYYGYWAFEAAAAVYLLDLDDSQINHLVYPKDLLDYGRKLRREELYTSQDAAS, encoded by the coding sequence ATGAAGAATTTGCCATTTCATGAACGTCGCCGTCAGCAGTTTCTTAACGAAGATCTTTATGAGAAAACACGTGCGAATCAGATATTGCTGATTGAAGGCCAACTTAAAAACAAGCAATTTCCAGAAACGGCCGAGGACCAGTCCATCGCTCATCGCTTTCTCTACTTGGAAGCTTTCTGGATCTGGATGATCGACTACACAGCAGGCGTTCCGGTTGCGGAATTAGCGCCACGGATAGCTTGCATAGTCGACGCGTTTGAGGAATGGAACGATATCGAACAAGCGTTCCAAAAAGAGGCCACGCTGGAGTTCCCGGAATACGGACCGTACAAATACCGCGCCGCACCGGACTTTTCAATCCTGTTTGATTATGAGGACACCCTTCAGCTAGTGAGCATCGCCATATTGCTGCGTGATCTCCACTCGGTCAAACGCATCATTCACATACTGCGAAGCCACCGAGGCGAAGATGGGCTCTTTGAACAATTAATTGGCGGATACATCGAAGATGGCATGGCGCTGTCGTCGTGCGTGCTTGAGGACCCGTACAATATCCTGCTGCAAGTCTTCTATGAAGAGGACGAACAGAAAACGCTCGACCTTGTTCAGCAGTATCTCAAGGAATGGTATCCCTCCATGAAGGATCATCCGCGCTGGTATGACGAGCACCTGAATGTCAGCAAGGAGGGCTACGCCGGCTATTACGGCTACTGGGCATTCGAGGCGGCTGCGGCGGTCTACCTCCTGGACTTGGACGACAGCCAGATCAACCACTTGGTCTATCCAAAAGACCTGCTGGACTATGGCCGTAAATTGCGGAGAGAGGAACTCTACACCAGCCAGGATGCTGCATCTTAG
- a CDS encoding nucleotidyltransferase substrate binding protein: MAQPEDSFLRDASIQQFEFTYELAWKAINLWLETQDIVVLSAKETLQAALEPGLLVDGNGWSQLYRMRNLTSHTYDEAQALLVYRFVKVDGVRLFSELAARVRTWAQ; this comes from the coding sequence CTGGCTCAACCTGAAGATTCGTTTCTGCGCGACGCGTCCATCCAACAGTTTGAATTCACGTATGAGCTTGCGTGGAAGGCGATTAATCTTTGGCTGGAAACCCAAGACATCGTCGTGCTCAGTGCCAAAGAAACGTTACAGGCGGCGCTCGAACCGGGGCTGCTGGTGGACGGAAACGGTTGGAGCCAGTTATATCGCATGCGCAATCTGACCAGCCATACCTATGACGAAGCCCAGGCGCTGCTTGTCTATAGGTTCGTCAAAGTCGATGGCGTGCGACTTTTCTCCGAGCTCGCTGCGAGGGTACGGACATGGGCACAGTAG
- a CDS encoding YsnF/AvaK domain-containing protein, whose translation MATESDIPPQQAAEGETVTLPVLQEQLHVDTRLADTGRGVRVHKLVRSHRQQVDQTLWHDEIDVRHVPVDRVVSAPPAARYEGDTFIVPVLEEVLVVEKRYRIKEELHITRLRHASQHQETVPLRAEHVTVERFDDGDGGQPLTTLTKEATMAHTLAAVFEQRGDADRAKAELLNAGFSSSAVRLASGTGTLTQESTQSGNAAGSAAGTDDSIGGSIMHFFSSIFGNDEHADKQAYSSAINRGHTVLTVDAGTEGDIERAADIIEGFGPLDIDEQQGLSGQVPPQAYQGAQQGGMASASSSMQDAQAAIPGSMQGAPSATTATMQGAMGGMQGGATSAEAGSMQRTTTEEQAIPVIQEELKVGKRTVQRGGVRVYQRVIETPVREDVTLREEHVTIERHPVDQAIAPDQVPAFQEKSFELRESAEEAVVQKTARVVEEVVVGKEVSQRQEQISDTVRSTDVEVEQIAPDLDTHFRTHWQSNYASGGGSYEDYDPAYRYGSSMASHDSYRGRQWNDVEPELRSNWESSYPQSGWEKFKAAVREGWDRMTS comes from the coding sequence ATGGCCACCGAATCCGACATTCCACCGCAGCAAGCCGCCGAAGGCGAGACGGTCACGCTGCCCGTGCTCCAGGAGCAGCTGCACGTGGACACGCGTCTGGCCGACACCGGCCGTGGCGTGCGCGTGCACAAGCTGGTGCGCAGCCATCGGCAGCAAGTCGATCAGACCTTGTGGCATGACGAAATCGACGTCCGGCATGTGCCGGTCGACCGCGTCGTCAGCGCGCCTCCCGCCGCGCGCTATGAGGGCGACACCTTCATCGTTCCGGTCCTGGAAGAAGTGCTGGTGGTGGAAAAGCGCTACCGGATCAAGGAGGAACTGCACATCACGCGGCTGCGCCACGCCAGCCAGCACCAGGAAACGGTGCCACTGCGCGCGGAGCACGTGACGGTCGAGCGTTTCGACGACGGGGACGGCGGGCAACCCTTAACCACACTCACCAAGGAAGCAACCATGGCACACACACTGGCGGCAGTATTCGAACAACGCGGCGATGCCGACCGCGCCAAGGCAGAGCTGCTCAACGCAGGTTTTAGCAGCAGCGCAGTACGGCTGGCCTCGGGCACCGGCACGCTTACACAAGAGAGCACACAATCGGGCAACGCAGCGGGCAGCGCAGCGGGCACCGACGACAGCATCGGCGGCAGCATCATGCATTTCTTCAGCAGCATATTCGGCAACGACGAGCACGCCGATAAACAGGCCTACAGCAGCGCCATCAACCGGGGCCACACCGTGCTGACGGTGGACGCCGGCACCGAAGGCGACATCGAACGCGCCGCCGACATCATCGAAGGCTTCGGCCCGCTCGACATCGACGAGCAGCAGGGCTTGTCGGGACAAGTGCCGCCGCAAGCCTACCAGGGCGCGCAGCAGGGCGGCATGGCGAGCGCCTCCAGCTCGATGCAGGACGCGCAGGCGGCCATCCCCGGTTCGATGCAAGGCGCGCCGTCGGCAACCACCGCCACCATGCAAGGCGCCATGGGCGGCATGCAAGGCGGCGCCACGTCGGCCGAGGCCGGCTCGATGCAGCGCACCACCACGGAGGAGCAGGCGATCCCCGTCATCCAGGAGGAGCTCAAGGTGGGCAAGCGCACCGTGCAGCGCGGCGGCGTGCGCGTCTACCAGCGCGTGATCGAAACGCCGGTGCGGGAAGACGTCACCCTGCGCGAGGAGCACGTGACGATCGAGCGTCATCCGGTGGACCAGGCCATCGCGCCGGACCAGGTGCCGGCGTTCCAGGAAAAATCCTTCGAACTGCGCGAAAGCGCCGAGGAGGCGGTGGTGCAAAAGACCGCGCGCGTGGTCGAGGAGGTCGTCGTCGGCAAGGAGGTGTCGCAGCGGCAGGAGCAGATCAGCGACACCGTGCGCAGCACCGACGTCGAGGTCGAACAAATCGCGCCCGACCTCGACACCCACTTCCGCACGCACTGGCAAAGCAACTACGCCAGCGGCGGCGGCAGCTACGAGGACTACGATCCGGCCTACCGCTATGGTTCGTCGATGGCGTCCCACGACTCCTACCGGGGCCGGCAGTGGAACGACGTCGAACCCGAGCTGCGCAGCAACTGGGAAAGCAGCTATCCGCAATCGGGATGGGAGAAGTTCAAGGCGGCCGTCCGCGAAGGCTGGGATCGCATGACGTCCTGA
- a CDS encoding transporter substrate-binding domain-containing protein encodes MLKTALRIAATLLTILPLCASTTAHAAPGEYIMIAPLDQAMPIVRFENGILTGGILKDLGDAMARRLGRRAVYISVDVPDVKQVLTSGRADGMCYVMPFWIDGDYNWSTPLLPDTEMVVARGDAPQVGSLRGLRNKPVGTVAGYRYPRLEQVLGKGFARVDALTIDQNVQQILAGKTQYAVIGETTMSYLQRQYPALHLRPELVFINFKAQCAFSRKSQVPFEQVNSVIETMLKDGSVEQILARYR; translated from the coding sequence ATGCTGAAAACCGCCCTGCGCATAGCGGCCACGTTGCTGACGATCTTGCCGCTATGCGCCTCGACCACCGCGCACGCCGCGCCGGGGGAATACATCATGATCGCGCCGCTGGACCAGGCCATGCCGATCGTGCGCTTCGAGAACGGCATCCTGACGGGCGGCATCCTCAAGGACCTGGGCGACGCCATGGCCAGGCGACTGGGGCGGCGCGCGGTCTATATCAGCGTCGACGTGCCGGACGTCAAGCAGGTGCTGACCAGCGGCCGCGCCGACGGCATGTGCTATGTGATGCCGTTCTGGATCGATGGCGACTACAACTGGAGCACGCCGCTGCTGCCGGACACCGAAATGGTGGTCGCGCGCGGCGACGCGCCGCAGGTCGGCTCGTTGCGGGGCTTGCGCAACAAGCCGGTGGGCACGGTGGCGGGGTACCGCTATCCGCGTCTCGAGCAGGTGCTGGGCAAGGGATTCGCGCGTGTCGATGCGCTCACGATCGATCAAAATGTCCAGCAGATTTTGGCCGGCAAGACGCAGTATGCGGTGATCGGCGAGACCACGATGTCCTACCTGCAGCGCCAATATCCGGCGCTGCATTTACGTCCCGAGCTGGTTTTTATCAATTTCAAGGCGCAGTGCGCGTTCTCGCGCAAATCGCAAGTGCCTTTCGAGCAGGTCAATAGTGTCATAGAGACCATGCTCAAGGATGGCAGCGTCGAGCAGATTTTGGCGCGGTACCGGTAA
- a CDS encoding NAD(P)/FAD-dependent oxidoreductase encodes MKRRQFIQAAGAGALLASAAGCAGIGGKARPQVVVVGGGYGGATAARYVRMWSEGAIDVTLIEPDAGFISCPLSNLVLGGSRGIADLSLSYDALSGKHGVRILRDTVTAIDAGKRTLALAGGQTLSYDRLIVSPGVEFMWDQLPGMLKPGARETVLHAWKAGAQTVALRAQLEAMPDGGVFAMTIPPAPYRCPPGPYERASQIAFYFSRHKPKSKVLILDANDDVVSKGPLFKKVWKERYGGIIEYRPSFRTADIDAASRTAVSELGDRVRADVLNVIPPQRAGAIAVQSGLANANGRWCGVDFLGFESTQAKNIHVLGDAIQVSPLMPKSAHMANQHAKVCAAAVVDLLNGRAPDPHPMLTNTCYSFVSDKDVIHVASVHAYNAEQKTLLVVSGSGGVSTGPSALEGEYAMNWARNIWADTLGA; translated from the coding sequence ATGAAGCGCCGTCAATTCATCCAGGCCGCCGGCGCAGGCGCCTTGCTGGCATCGGCGGCCGGTTGCGCCGGCATCGGCGGCAAGGCCAGGCCGCAGGTGGTGGTGGTCGGCGGCGGCTACGGCGGCGCCACCGCCGCCCGCTATGTGCGCATGTGGAGCGAAGGCGCGATCGATGTCACGCTGATCGAGCCGGATGCCGGTTTCATCTCTTGCCCGCTATCGAACCTGGTGCTGGGCGGGTCGCGCGGCATCGCCGATTTGTCGCTGTCATATGACGCGCTGTCCGGCAAACACGGCGTGCGCATCCTGCGCGATACCGTGACGGCCATCGACGCCGGCAAACGCACGCTGGCGCTGGCCGGCGGGCAAACGCTGTCCTACGACCGCTTGATCGTGTCGCCGGGCGTGGAGTTCATGTGGGACCAGCTGCCCGGCATGCTGAAGCCGGGCGCGCGCGAGACGGTGCTGCATGCGTGGAAGGCCGGCGCGCAGACTGTCGCGCTGCGGGCGCAGTTGGAGGCGATGCCCGACGGCGGCGTGTTCGCGATGACCATTCCGCCGGCGCCGTATCGCTGCCCTCCGGGACCGTATGAGCGCGCGTCGCAGATCGCCTTCTACTTCAGCCGCCACAAGCCGAAATCGAAGGTGCTGATCCTGGACGCCAATGACGATGTGGTGTCCAAGGGGCCGCTGTTCAAGAAGGTGTGGAAGGAGCGTTATGGCGGCATTATCGAATACCGGCCGTCCTTCAGAACCGCCGATATCGATGCGGCATCACGTACGGCAGTGTCGGAACTGGGGGATCGGGTGCGGGCGGATGTGCTCAATGTGATTCCGCCGCAGCGGGCCGGGGCGATCGCGGTGCAGAGTGGTTTGGCCAATGCCAACGGCCGATGGTGTGGCGTGGACTTCCTCGGTTTTGAATCGACGCAGGCGAAGAATATCCACGTGCTGGGAGATGCGATTCAGGTGTCGCCGTTGATGCCCAAGTCGGCGCACATGGCCAACCAGCATGCCAAGGTGTGCGCGGCGGCGGTGGTGGATTTGCTCAACGGCCGCGCGCCCGATCCGCATCCGATGCTGACCAATACCTGCTACAGCTTTGTGTCGGACAAGGATGTGATTCATGTCGCTTCCGTTCACGCGTACAACGCGGAGCAGAAGACGTTGTTGGTCGTGTCAGGCTCGGGAGGCGTATCGACGGGACCGAGCGCGCTGGAGGGCGAATATGCGATGAACTGGGCGCGCAACATCTGGGCCGATACCCTGGGCGCGTGA
- a CDS encoding c-type cytochrome → MLLKILAMAGLSLVAAGAGATTISPGARLAANCAACHGTNGDTKNAPNFATLPGLAGQPRENLAASLRAFKSGARPSTIMTQIAKGYTDEQIELLAAFFAAQKKATP, encoded by the coding sequence ATGTTATTGAAGATTCTAGCTATGGCGGGGCTGTCGCTGGTTGCCGCCGGTGCCGGCGCGACAACCATTTCCCCCGGTGCGCGCCTCGCCGCCAACTGCGCCGCGTGCCACGGCACCAATGGCGACACCAAAAACGCGCCGAATTTCGCAACCCTGCCCGGTCTGGCCGGGCAGCCCCGCGAAAATCTGGCCGCCAGCCTGCGGGCCTTTAAATCCGGCGCCCGCCCGTCGACCATCATGACGCAAATCGCCAAGGGCTACACCGACGAACAGATCGAACTGCTGGCGGCCTTCTTCGCCGCGCAGAAGAAGGCGACGCCATGA
- the soxA gene encoding sulfur oxidation c-type cytochrome SoxA, translated as MSRSLGGALCCLAGALMLGAVSAEDARRSGSEFMSASTQAMQRDDTLNPAMLWISGGEAQWGAAAGKSGKSCASCHGEANQSMRGVAARYPAFHAGSKMTINLGQRINACRQEKQQAPALRAESEELLGLEAYVAMQSRGMPVEPPQDAGTKASAARGKELYVQRIGQLNLSCAQCHDQRAGGRLAGSTIPQAHAAAYPIYRLEWQAMGSLQRRLRNCMSGVRAEVPAFGAQELVDLEAWLAVRDKGMKMETPGVRP; from the coding sequence ATGAGCCGCAGCTTGGGCGGCGCGTTGTGCTGCCTCGCCGGGGCGTTGATGTTGGGCGCTGTCAGCGCAGAGGATGCGCGCCGCTCCGGCAGTGAGTTCATGAGCGCTTCCACGCAGGCGATGCAGCGCGACGACACGCTCAATCCGGCGATGTTGTGGATCAGTGGTGGCGAGGCGCAGTGGGGCGCCGCGGCCGGCAAGAGCGGCAAGTCCTGCGCCAGCTGCCATGGCGAGGCGAATCAGAGCATGCGCGGCGTGGCGGCCCGCTACCCGGCTTTTCACGCCGGGAGCAAGATGACGATCAATCTCGGTCAGCGCATCAATGCGTGCCGCCAGGAGAAGCAGCAGGCGCCGGCGCTGCGCGCCGAGAGCGAGGAGCTGCTTGGGCTGGAGGCATATGTGGCGATGCAGTCGCGCGGCATGCCGGTGGAGCCGCCGCAGGATGCGGGGACCAAGGCGTCGGCCGCGCGCGGCAAGGAGCTGTATGTGCAGCGCATCGGGCAGTTGAATTTGTCGTGCGCGCAGTGTCACGATCAGCGAGCGGGCGGACGTTTGGCCGGCAGCACGATACCGCAGGCGCATGCCGCCGCGTATCCGATCTACCGGCTGGAGTGGCAGGCGATGGGATCTTTACAGCGTCGGCTGCGCAACTGCATGAGCGGCGTGCGCGCCGAGGTGCCGGCGTTCGGCGCGCAGGAGCTGGTGGATCTGGAAGCCTGGCTGGCCGTGCGCGACAAGGGTATGAAGATGGAGACGCCAGGGGTAAGGCCGTAG
- the soxZ gene encoding thiosulfate oxidation carrier complex protein SoxZ, whose translation MARALIHMPATARRGEVIEIRALIGHPMETGYRPGADGKLIPRDIIRKFACRYNGEQVFGAELHQAVSANPYISFFTVAMETGTLEFTWEGDNGFAQTEKMNLTVAPA comes from the coding sequence ATGGCGCGCGCGTTGATCCATATGCCGGCAACGGCCAGGCGCGGCGAAGTGATCGAGATCCGCGCGCTGATCGGACATCCGATGGAGACCGGTTACCGCCCCGGCGCCGACGGCAAGCTTATCCCGCGCGACATCATCCGCAAGTTTGCATGCCGCTACAACGGTGAACAGGTCTTCGGCGCCGAGCTGCATCAGGCGGTGTCCGCCAATCCGTATATCAGCTTCTTCACGGTCGCCATGGAGACTGGGACACTGGAGTTCACGTGGGAGGGCGATAACGGCTTCGCCCAGACGGAGAAGATGAATTTGACGGTGGCACCGGCATGA
- a CDS encoding SoxY-related AACIE arm protein, whose protein sequence is MKRRDMLAAAGTGLAMLALVRPAFATTEEMAAAIDTFTGGAKPTEGKVTFEIAQLIDNGNAVPVTIAVDSAMTAADHVSAIAIFNERNPQTDVVVFTLGPRAGKAQVSTRIRLATSQKLTAVARMSDGSYRSKSVSVIVALAACIEGEAP, encoded by the coding sequence ATGAAGCGTCGCGATATGCTGGCCGCCGCAGGAACCGGGCTGGCGATGCTGGCGCTGGTGCGCCCGGCCTTCGCCACCACCGAGGAGATGGCGGCGGCGATCGATACCTTCACCGGCGGCGCCAAGCCGACGGAGGGCAAGGTGACGTTCGAGATCGCGCAGCTGATCGATAACGGCAACGCGGTGCCGGTGACGATCGCCGTCGACAGTGCGATGACCGCCGCCGACCATGTCAGCGCGATCGCCATTTTCAACGAGCGCAATCCACAGACCGACGTGGTGGTGTTCACGCTTGGCCCGCGCGCCGGCAAGGCGCAGGTGTCGACGCGCATTCGGCTGGCGACCTCGCAGAAGCTGACGGCGGTGGCGCGCATGAGCGACGGCAGTTACCGGTCCAAATCCGTGAGCGTGATCGTGGCGCTGGCGGCCTGCATCGAAGGGGAGGCTCCCTGA
- the soxX gene encoding sulfur oxidation c-type cytochrome SoxX has translation MAAWLALAASIALVAVAVAPPAAADPGYVISGDGIAAPLAGAVAGDAVRGRALVASRQASLCLLCHTGPIPEERFQGNLAPDLQGAGRRWSAAQLRLRIVDASHFNPETIMPSYYKTDGLNRVAPAFRDKTILTAQQIEDVVAWLLTLKEQTP, from the coding sequence ATGGCGGCGTGGTTGGCGCTGGCGGCCTCCATCGCCTTGGTGGCGGTTGCCGTCGCGCCGCCTGCCGCCGCCGATCCCGGTTACGTGATCTCCGGCGACGGCATCGCCGCGCCGCTGGCCGGCGCTGTCGCCGGCGATGCGGTGCGCGGCCGCGCGCTGGTGGCCAGCCGGCAGGCCAGCCTTTGTCTGTTGTGCCATACCGGTCCGATTCCCGAAGAACGCTTCCAGGGCAATCTGGCGCCCGACCTGCAAGGCGCGGGTCGGCGGTGGAGCGCGGCACAGCTTCGCTTGCGCATCGTGGATGCCAGCCATTTCAACCCCGAGACGATCATGCCTTCCTATTACAAAACCGATGGCCTGAACCGCGTGGCGCCGGCCTTCCGGGACAAGACGATATTGACCGCGCAGCAGATCGAGGACGTCGTGGCCTGGCTGCTGACGCTGAAGGAGCAAACACCATGA
- a CDS encoding molybdopterin-dependent oxidoreductase, with protein sequence MSGAPVSSVSRRGFLKGAAAGSLVVAFHIPFEAVAQGAPASKGTPEVNAWVVVKPDDTIVIRIARSEMGQGTLTGLAQLVAEELDADWSKVTTEYPTPGQNLARKRVWGSFSTGGSRGIRESHDLVRKGGATARTLLVQAAADAWKVPSSECVAAVSVITHEASGRSISYGKVAEAASKLSPPAEVMLKDPKDWKLVGKRLARLDTVDKTTGAQIYGMDIKMPGLLNAAIKDCPVFGGTVKSFDASAIEKRPGVKKVFKVGDSAVAVVADTWWRAKSALDALPIEWDKGPNANLSSKDVAATLKAALDAPDAVVGNSNGDARAAIKSAARTIEAVYSYPWQNHATMETMNATALWTPERCEVWTPTQNGEAALAATSEAAGLPAAKCDVYKMHLGGGFGRRGASHDWVTQAVKIAREMPGVPVKLIWTREEDMLHGRYHPITQCKLTAGLDAKGNITGLHMRIAGQSILASLGMAIKDGKDPVVFQGLNAPGPEASIGYSFPNLLIDHAMRNPPVPAGFWRGVNLNQNTIYLECFLDEIAFATKQDPLALRRKLMAEHPKHLAVLNAVAEKAGWGKPAKKGVYRGLAQTMGFGSYVAACAEVSVDAKTGKVRILRIVAATDPGYAVNPQQIEAQIEGSFVYGLSASLYGECTLKDGQIEQSNFDTYQVLKLDEMPKVESIIMPSGGFWGGVGEPTIAVAAPAVLNAIFAATGKRIRDLPLKNHSLKKA encoded by the coding sequence ATGAGCGGCGCACCTGTAAGTTCGGTCTCGCGTCGCGGCTTCCTCAAGGGCGCGGCCGCCGGCAGCCTGGTGGTGGCGTTTCATATTCCGTTCGAGGCGGTGGCGCAGGGCGCGCCGGCCTCCAAGGGCACGCCGGAGGTGAATGCCTGGGTGGTCGTCAAGCCGGACGACACCATCGTGATCCGCATCGCCCGCTCCGAGATGGGCCAGGGCACGCTGACCGGCCTGGCGCAGCTGGTGGCGGAGGAGCTGGACGCCGACTGGAGCAAAGTCACCACCGAATATCCGACCCCGGGGCAGAACCTGGCGCGCAAACGCGTCTGGGGCAGCTTCTCCACCGGCGGCAGCCGTGGCATCCGCGAATCGCACGACCTGGTACGCAAGGGCGGCGCCACCGCGCGCACCTTGTTGGTGCAGGCCGCCGCCGATGCGTGGAAGGTGCCCTCGTCCGAATGCGTGGCGGCCGTCAGCGTGATCACGCACGAGGCGAGCGGACGCTCCATCAGCTACGGCAAGGTGGCGGAGGCGGCGTCGAAGCTGAGCCCTCCGGCGGAGGTGATGCTGAAGGATCCGAAGGACTGGAAGCTGGTCGGCAAGCGCCTGGCGCGCCTGGACACGGTGGACAAGACCACCGGCGCGCAAATCTATGGCATGGACATCAAGATGCCCGGCCTGCTCAACGCGGCCATCAAGGATTGTCCGGTGTTCGGCGGCACCGTCAAGAGCTTCGACGCGAGCGCGATCGAAAAGCGTCCCGGCGTGAAGAAGGTGTTCAAGGTCGGCGACAGCGCGGTGGCGGTGGTGGCCGACACCTGGTGGCGCGCCAAGTCGGCTTTGGATGCCTTGCCCATCGAATGGGACAAGGGGCCGAACGCGAATTTGTCGAGCAAGGACGTGGCGGCGACGTTGAAGGCGGCGTTGGACGCGCCCGACGCCGTGGTCGGCAATTCGAACGGCGACGCCAGGGCGGCGATCAAGTCGGCCGCGCGCACCATCGAGGCGGTGTATTCGTACCCGTGGCAGAACCATGCGACGATGGAGACCATGAACGCAACCGCGCTCTGGACGCCGGAGCGTTGCGAAGTGTGGACGCCGACGCAAAACGGCGAGGCCGCGCTGGCCGCGACGTCCGAGGCGGCGGGTCTGCCGGCGGCCAAGTGCGACGTCTACAAGATGCACCTGGGCGGCGGCTTCGGACGGCGCGGCGCCTCGCACGACTGGGTGACGCAGGCGGTGAAGATCGCCAGGGAGATGCCGGGCGTACCGGTGAAGCTGATCTGGACGCGCGAAGAGGACATGCTGCATGGCCGCTACCATCCGATCACGCAGTGCAAGCTGACCGCCGGCCTGGATGCCAAGGGCAATATCACCGGCCTGCACATGCGCATCGCCGGCCAGTCGATCCTCGCTTCGCTGGGTATGGCCATCAAGGATGGCAAGGACCCTGTGGTGTTCCAGGGGCTTAACGCGCCGGGGCCGGAGGCGTCGATCGGCTATTCGTTCCCGAATCTGCTGATCGATCACGCGATGCGCAATCCGCCGGTGCCTGCGGGCTTCTGGCGCGGCGTGAACCTGAACCAGAATACGATTTACCTGGAATGCTTCCTCGACGAGATAGCCTTCGCCACCAAGCAGGACCCGCTGGCGCTGCGCCGCAAGCTGATGGCCGAGCATCCCAAGCACTTGGCGGTGCTGAACGCGGTGGCCGAGAAGGCCGGCTGGGGCAAGCCGGCGAAGAAGGGCGTGTATCGCGGCCTGGCGCAGACGATGGGCTTCGGCAGCTACGTTGCCGCATGTGCCGAGGTGTCGGTCGATGCCAAAACCGGCAAGGTCAGGATTTTGCGCATCGTCGCGGCGACCGATCCGGGCTACGCGGTCAATCCGCAGCAGATCGAGGCGCAGATCGAAGGCTCGTTCGTGTATGGGTTGTCGGCGTCGTTGTACGGCGAGTGCACCTTGAAGGATGGGCAGATCGAGCAGTCCAACTTCGATACCTACCAGGTGCTCAAGCTCGACGAGATGCCGAAGGTGGAGTCCATCATCATGCCGTCCGGTGGATTCTGGGGCGGCGTGGGCGAGCCGACCATCGCGGTGGCCGCGCCGGCCGTGCTGAACGCGATCTTCGCCGCCACCGGCAAGCGGATACGCGACCTGCCGCTGAAGAACCATAGCTTGAAGAAGGCGTAG
- a CDS encoding (2Fe-2S)-binding protein encodes MAKLNVNGAVREFEAEDDTPLLWVIREQLGLTGTKYGCGVAQCGACTVHIDGEPTRSCVRPVSTVTAEQKITTIEGLSKDGSHAIQKAWAALDVPQCGFCQSGMIMAAAALIRDKPKATDADIDMAMTNICRCGTYNRVRAAIHVVVKGGDPKSAGLNIQHVEGGKV; translated from the coding sequence ATGGCTAAATTGAACGTCAACGGCGCGGTGCGCGAATTCGAGGCGGAGGATGACACGCCGTTGTTGTGGGTCATACGCGAACAACTGGGGCTGACCGGCACCAAGTACGGCTGCGGCGTGGCGCAATGCGGCGCCTGCACCGTACATATCGACGGCGAACCGACGCGCAGCTGCGTGCGGCCGGTGTCCACCGTCACCGCCGAACAAAAGATCACCACCATCGAGGGCTTGTCCAAGGACGGTTCGCACGCGATCCAGAAGGCCTGGGCCGCGCTGGACGTGCCGCAGTGCGGCTTCTGCCAGTCCGGCATGATCATGGCCGCCGCCGCGCTGATACGCGACAAGCCGAAGGCCACCGACGCCGACATCGATATGGCGATGACCAATATCTGCCGATGCGGCACTTACAACCGGGTGAGGGCGGCGATCCATGTGGTGGTCAAGGGCGGCGATCCGAAAAGCGCCGGCCTGAATATCCAGCACGTGGAAGGAGGCAAGGTATGA